CCAACTCAACGTCACCAATGATCGCAGCGCTGGGGGCTATAAAATGGCCAGCACCTAGAAGCTTTGGCCGTTTATCATCGAGGGCATAAAAAGGCATTACAGCTGCTCCACCGTAATAAACGGCATAATCTGATAGGCTGGTTCTTCGTATGGATGCGCCGCTATCATGGCTAATGCAGCCGCTTTTATACAGTCAGATGTACAAACCATCTCAAGCTTCACCTCGCTTACTTGCGTTAGCTGCTGCACCTCACCGATTGCCGGCTGCGCCGCTGCCGAGGGCAAAAACTGACCCAAGCCTTCGGTTTCAAAGCTGCACTGCTGATACTCGCCTATTCGTCCAGCACCTGCGGCAAAGCAGGCCTGCTTTACCGCATCAAGATCAGCTTTAGGTACATAAACAATCAATTTATACATGGCGCGACTCGATTCGGTTGTTCAACATGCTTAAGCCTTTTTCGCGGTTTTTTGTTTAAACTCGTCAGCGAAGGCCTGCAAACGATCCTCTTCAATCGCCAGTCGAATATCTGCCATCAGCTTTTGGTAAAAGCGTAAATTATGAATCGTATTCAGCTGCGCACCGAGCATTTCTTTACACTTATCTAGGTGGTGCAAATAGGCGCGACTGAAGTTTTGGCAGGTATAACAATCACACTCAGGGTCTAAGGGGCCAGTATCGTGGCGATGTTTCGCATTACGAATTTTTACCACGCCCTCAGAAGTAAACAAATGCCCATTGCGTGCATTACGGGTTGGCATCACGCAGTCAAACATATCAACCCCGGCCAACACACCATCAATAATATCTTGTGGGGTACCAACGCCCATTAAATAGCGCGGCTTATCTGCAGGCATTTTATGCGTAATATAATCTAACACTTTCGCCATTTCGTCTTTCGGCTCACCTACCGAAAGACCGCCAATCGCGTAGCCATCAAAGCCAATCTCGGTTAAACCTGCCAACGACTGATCACGCAGAGATTCATACATACCACCCTGAATAATGCCAAACAGTGCCGACGGACTATCGCCATGTGCCTCTTTCGAACGCTTAGCCCAGCGCAGACTAAGCTGCATCGAGGCTTCCGCTTCGGCTTCTGTTGCCGGATACGGTGTGCACTCATCAAATATCATCACAATATCCGAGCCCAAATCGCGCTGCACCTGCATGGAAATTTCAGGCGACATAAATACTTTCTCACCATTCACCGGTGACTGAAAGGTCACGCCCTCTTCTTTTATCTTGCGCATCTTACCTAAAGAAAACACCTGAAAACCGCCTGAGTCGGTGAGAATAGGTTTTTGCCAGCCGCCAAAATCATGTAAGTCACCGTGTGCTTTCATCACCTCCATACCGGGGCGCAGCCAAAGGTGAAAGGTATTGCCTAAAATAATATCGGCATCAATGGCCTCAATATCGCGCGGCAGCATACCCTTCACCGTGCCATAGGTTCCCACCGGCATAAAAGCAGGGGTGCGCACCTTGCCACGCGGAAAATCTAAATAGCCGGTTCTTGCCTTACCGCAGCTGTTAGTCACGGTAAAATCCATAAAACACTCTGGCCGTTGGGTATTGTCTGTCATGATGTCTCGTCTTGCTGTTTTTTCTAGATTCTATTGTATGCGGTATTGTTACGCTGTTTTTTATTTAAGCACTTAATTTAGCTGCTTTGCCTATTAAGCTTTTGCGGCTATTTCTTTTCCAACAGCATGGCATCGCCATAGCTAAAAAATCGATACTGCTGCGCCACCGCATGCCGATATGCGGCTAACATTTCAGCTTGTCCAGCAAAGGCACTCACCAACATCAACAGCGTAGATTTTGGCAAATGAAAATTGGTTACCATCATATCCACCACATGAAAGGCCTTGCCAGGGTATAAAAATATATCGGTCTCACCCTGAAACGGCAGCAGCTGGCCTGATTGTGCGGCGGTTTCCAGTGAGCGAACCACGGTCGTACCCACCGCTACCACGCGCCCGCCGCGAGCCTTGGCAGCGGCGATCGCATCACATGCAGCCTGCGGCACATCAATCCACTCACTATGCATTTTATGCTCAGCAATATTCTCTACTTTAACCGGCTGAAAAGTACCCGCACCTACGTGCAAGGTCAGCTCAGTCACGCTAACGCCCTTGGCGATTAATGCATCTAATAAAGCTTGATCAAAATGCAGCCCCGCCGTCGGCGCGGCAACCGCACCCAAGCTTTTAGAAAACACGGTTTGATAACGCTGCTTATCACTGTGTTGATCGGCACGGTCAATATAGGGCGGCAGCGGCATATGGCCTATCGCATCTAATACCTCTAGCACCGGTTGATTAAAGTGTAGCGCAAATAAACTATCATTGGGGCCGCCGCGCGCCTGCATAGTCGCACTGAAGCTGCTTAGCTGCTGTCGCGCCTCGTCGGCAAATAGCTTCAGCTCGGCACCCGGCTTAGGCGAGCGACTAGCGCGCACATGCGCCAATACCGCATGGCTATCAAGCACCCGCTCAATTAAAATTTCGGCACTGCCGCCAGAGGCTTTTTGAGCAAACAGCCTAGCCGCCAGCACCTTGGTATTATTCAGCACCAGCACATCATTGGGCTTTAATAAGGACAATAAATCGGTAAAGCGCCGATCGCTGCACTGCCCTGCTGCGTTTACATGCAGCAGACGTGAGCCACTGCGCTCGGTTTCTGGAAAGCGCGCAATCAGCTCATCCGGAAGATGATAGTCAAAATCTGAGGTTTGCATTAGGTAACGGCCGCTATGATTTCAAGAACTTCTCGGTCTCAACCGAGGATTAGGCGTTAAGCGGCGGCAAGTATAGCAAGAAATACGCTATTTTTATAAGGACTCGTCAAACACAAACTGCAGGCTAATATCAAACGCCCAGGCATCATCAAAATCAATCGGCTCAGTGCCATAATAATTGAAGATACCGTTGCTTTGATCAAAGTCGTACAGATATTTAAGCTGATACTTCATCGACACATAATCGGCAAAATTGTGTCGTATGCCCAAGCTAAGGCTTTGCTGCTGGCGTTCCGTATTTTTGCCATTCAAATCTTCAGCTGGCTGATCATCGGGCAAGTTGGTTTGATAATAGCCCCATTGCAGGTAGGGCTGCAGCTGCTCAAACTCATA
The sequence above is a segment of the Pseudomonadales bacterium genome. Coding sequences within it:
- the queA gene encoding tRNA preQ1(34) S-adenosylmethionine ribosyltransferase-isomerase QueA, which translates into the protein MQTSDFDYHLPDELIARFPETERSGSRLLHVNAAGQCSDRRFTDLLSLLKPNDVLVLNNTKVLAARLFAQKASGGSAEILIERVLDSHAVLAHVRASRSPKPGAELKLFADEARQQLSSFSATMQARGGPNDSLFALHFNQPVLEVLDAIGHMPLPPYIDRADQHSDKQRYQTVFSKSLGAVAAPTAGLHFDQALLDALIAKGVSVTELTLHVGAGTFQPVKVENIAEHKMHSEWIDVPQAACDAIAAAKARGGRVVAVGTTVVRSLETAAQSGQLLPFQGETDIFLYPGKAFHVVDMMVTNFHLPKSTLLMLVSAFAGQAEMLAAYRHAVAQQYRFFSYGDAMLLEKK
- the tgt gene encoding tRNA guanosine(34) transglycosylase Tgt; this translates as MTDNTQRPECFMDFTVTNSCGKARTGYLDFPRGKVRTPAFMPVGTYGTVKGMLPRDIEAIDADIILGNTFHLWLRPGMEVMKAHGDLHDFGGWQKPILTDSGGFQVFSLGKMRKIKEEGVTFQSPVNGEKVFMSPEISMQVQRDLGSDIVMIFDECTPYPATEAEAEASMQLSLRWAKRSKEAHGDSPSALFGIIQGGMYESLRDQSLAGLTEIGFDGYAIGGLSVGEPKDEMAKVLDYITHKMPADKPRYLMGVGTPQDIIDGVLAGVDMFDCVMPTRNARNGHLFTSEGVVKIRNAKHRHDTGPLDPECDCYTCQNFSRAYLHHLDKCKEMLGAQLNTIHNLRFYQKLMADIRLAIEEDRLQAFADEFKQKTAKKA
- a CDS encoding NGG1p interacting factor NIF3, with translation MYKLIVYVPKADLDAVKQACFAAGAGRIGEYQQCSFETEGLGQFLPSAAAQPAIGEVQQLTQVSEVKLEMVCTSDCIKAAALAMIAAHPYEEPAYQIMPFITVEQL